One Bos javanicus breed banteng chromosome 10, ARS-OSU_banteng_1.0, whole genome shotgun sequence genomic window, tcattttctttgggaatactcagaagtgggattactgATAATATAGTAATTCTACTTTGAAGTGTTTGAAGCTCCTTCATAGTGGCAGTACCAATTTCTAATCCCACCAATAGTGCAtaaatattcccttttctccacatcctcaccaggaCTTGTTAgctcttgtcttttttataataatcattttaacatataaaatgatgattttgatttatattttcctgATGATTCTTGATGATTAGCACCTTTTCATGAACCTAttgatcatctgtatgtcttctttggaataaTGTCTAttcagctcctctgcccatttttaatatCAGATTATTTGTTTTGATCTGTTACAAGGCAAGGGtcaaggttcatttttttttaacatatggaTTTCCAATTGTTTCCACAATATTATAGATCCTTtgttttttcatataaattttagaatcagcttaccAATTTATATCTGAAAAGGCTACTGGGACCCTGATAATATTTATGTTGAATCCACAGATAAACTTGAGAAGAATTAACAGCTTAACAATATTGACTCTTCCAATACATAAACAAAGTATGTCTGTccatttgtttgtcttctttaTGTCATCAAttgtaatttcaaaatattaataccaatcttgtacatattttcttAGTTTCACCCCTAAGTATTTCATGGGTCTTTTGCTCttgtaaatgatatttttagcattttaatttcTGGTTGCTTGTTgctattttatagaaatatgatAGGTTTTTATACATAAATCTTATCTTCCTGCAACACTGTAATATTCACTTACAGATCTAGTAGCTTTTTGgtagattctttgggattttctacatagataatcATGTTGTCTTTGAATAAAGATATATCACAGGGAAATATTCAGGCAAGTGTCCTCAATatatgatgttcaagctggctggTGAAAGTTTGAAGAATAAGaagatattttgttgttgtttagttgctaagtcagatTCTTTACACAGTCTCAAAATATCTTCCTACAAAATACTTATTAACTAGAAAAGTAAAAACTTCATAGTGGAAAAGCCTGGGAATCATCACCTTAACCAACTGATCAAAGCTAACAAAGTTAATATCACTGGTAATAATACTAATTGAAAGCATGTGCCTTCTGCTATGATGCACTTCTGTGGAACTATGGATAAAGTAGTGTAACCCTAATCTAATCATGAAAGGGTATCAGAGAAACTCAAACAGAGAAACCCTGATCTTGGACCttctgcctccagaactgtgagaaataaatttctgttgtttatagtttataagccactcagtctatggtattttgttatggaagcACAAATGTGCTAAGACAATCACTGTCTGATGTTCTAAATATATAAAGAGGAAATACAAGAAACAACAATGCTAGAAgttcaagaaatgcaaaaaggcaagaaaataaaagtcattccAACTggaaagaaagacataaaatTGTCCCATTTGGAGATGACATGACTATctacaaagaaaaatcaaagaatttactaaaaaaaaaaacagaaaaagaaatctaagaaCCAACATGTGAGGTCATCAAGGTCTCCAGATGCAAGATAACCataaaaaaatcaattgcatttttatatactagcAATAAACATGTGGACACTGACATTAAAATACAacaccatttattatttttttttacagtttttacaaatattttattttaatgaagctgGTACAGACACTGTCCATTTAAAACCCATATCCCAGGCCAAAAAGTACAAACAAAGTCAAAAAGAGCAGTGTTCTGTTGTATACACTTCTGCATGAATAACTTTAACTGCTAATGAAAATTAGATCTTTTCTGGGATATTCTGAcaagatttttctttcatcttaaaatgCTTTCTCTTCAGTGAAGCCATCTTTGGAGTTAGTCATTATTCTCTGTCATTTTGACTCCAAATGGATATTCCTCTTCTTTTGGTCCAGACCCTCAGATTTTAAAAGTAGCTTCAAGTTAAGGAAGGGTCATTTTTCCACAGTTCTGTTTTCCGAAAAACTTCCACCTCCCACTGAAAGTCATAGTCCAGGAGTGAAGCAATCACATGCTAGAACGTCAGGGCCAATTGGAAAGTCATTAGGAACACTCGCATTAGTTGATCTTATGTATCACAAGCCTGCAAATGCACAGTCCTGGAAAAGGCGGGCTCTCTATGCacacatgtaatttttaaaaaggagagagtGATATGAAGGGGGCTGAGGTTTGATCACCAAAAATCAgcacaatgaaaagaaacaataatgaATAATGGGCACTAGAATTCAAATTACCAGATGTTTTAAAGAGATGGGGTGCCAGTTTCAATTATGTTTTGAACACCACATTACaaaagaactatttttaaaaataaaaaaggattaaggggaaagaaaaaaaaataaaaagaatatctaAACCGTTGAATGACCCCCTGTTTGTTCCTGATAAACTTCAATCACATCTTCTTCCTCCATTCCCAGTTCTTTTGGAGTGTGATTATCAGCAATTCTCTGACCTTCAAAGAGAAACCTGAGTGAATTCATGGGAACTCCCTGTCTTTGACAGTATGATTCTTTGAGTTTCTTGAGATGTGTCGTCATTTTCACTTTGAAGTGACTCTCACTGCTATCCTGTCTAATGACTTTGAGTTTAATATACTCTTCTTCCTTCTTATCTCCCAAGTCCTCGGTTGAAGGTTTTGCTTCCTGGTCAGACATGGTGACAGTGGTTCCCCCCGGGGTCTCCGCACACCAGCGGCCTCGGGTAGGTAGAACCTCGCTCCGGGGTTTACAAATCCGTCTCTCTACTGGACAGCACAACACCGCGGCTGGAGGGACTTCCATTACTCCTTGCGTCACTTCCTTACAACACCATTTaagtcactcaaaaaaaaaaaaaaagagagagaaatacttGGGTGTAAATCTAGCATTGTATCCTATAATGCACAAAAGATACTAATTTGTATAAAGTTCAATtactacatattttttctttcgttgcttgtgcttttggagTGATACCTGGGCAAGCATTGCCTAATTCAAGATCACAGACTCCAACTGAATTGCAAAAGCAAATCAATGGAAGAAGaaaccttttcaacaaatggtgttgcaGTTAACTAGACATTCACAGGTAGAAAAACAGGCCTTGACCTAAGTTTCACGTCACATGAAGAATTAACATATGGACTCAAATGTAAAGTGTAAAACTAAACAACTTTTAGGAAAAATATAGCAGACAATCTTTGGgatagaaaataaagcaaagagtTTTTAGACTTTAAAATTGCTatccctaaaattaaaaaaaaaaaaaaaagttatccctAAAATAAACTGATAAATTTTACTTCATCAGAATGAAAACGTTTTGCTTTATGAAAGACCCTGTCAGGAGGACGAAAAGACATGCTACACTGGAAGAAAATACTTACAAAGCACATATCCAACAAATACAAGTATCTAGAACATATAACAAATTCTCAAAACTGACCAATAGCCTTTTGCCCTGTCGCATCCATGAAAACAAGATGTGTTGGCAGCAATTCTACTGAAGTCACACATGAAAATTCAGTCAAGGTTCTCACTCTTGCTGCCACACTCCCTAAACCTATACCCTTGATCCAGAAATGCATGCCACTGGTGTCTGCATCAGTATGCAAAGGATTGGGGTTTCATTCACATTGTAATAAGTGCTCTTCCTTGACTGGCTCATCCTAAACATCTACCAGTCAAAAGTAAACAATGCTAGCTCTTCCTACAACAAAAGCAAACT contains:
- the LOC133256086 gene encoding small ubiquitin-related modifier 1-like, translated to MEVPPAAVLCCPVERRICKPRSEVLPTRGRWCAETPGGTTVTMSDQEAKPSTEDLGDKKEEEYIKLKVIRQDSSESHFKVKMTTHLKKLKESYCQRQGVPMNSLRFLFEGQRIADNHTPKELGMEEEDVIEVYQEQTGGHSTV